In a genomic window of Gossypium arboreum isolate Shixiya-1 chromosome 7, ASM2569848v2, whole genome shotgun sequence:
- the LOC108450175 gene encoding 18.1 kDa class I heat shock protein-like has product MAMIPSFFGNRRNSIFDNPFSFDVFDPFRGFPLSSSSLATTRIPETAAFASTRIDWKETPEAQVFKADLPGLKKEEVKVEIEDDRMLQISGERKIKKEDKDDAWHRIERSSGKFMRRFRLPENVKMEQVKASMENGVLTVTVPKEEVMKPDLKSIEVS; this is encoded by the coding sequence ATGGCCATGATTCCAAGTTTCTTTGGCAACCGAAGGAACAGCATCTTCGATAATCCCTTCTCCTTTGACGTATTCGATCCTTTTAGAGGCTTCCCTTTGTCTTCTTCATCACTCGCCACCACGCGTATCCCAGAAACCGCTGCTTTTGCCAGCACCAGAATCGACTGGAAGGAAACTCCGGAAGCGCAAGTCTTCAAAGCCGACCTCCCAGGGCTTAAAAAAGAGGAAGTGAAAGTGGAGATTGAAGATGACAGGATGCTTCAAATCAGCGgagaaaggaaaataaagaagGAAGACAAGGACGATGCTTGGCATCGGATTGAACGTAGCAGTGGGAAGTTCATGAGGAGGTTTCGGTTGCCAGAAAATGTGAAGATGGAGCAGGTGAAAGCTTCCATGGAAAATGGGGTCCTTACTGTTACTGTTCCCAAGGAGGAAGTGATGAAACCTGATCTCAAATCCATTGAAGTTTCGTGA